A part of Setaria viridis chromosome 8, Setaria_viridis_v4.0, whole genome shotgun sequence genomic DNA contains:
- the LOC117834750 gene encoding uncharacterized protein yields MRALSRIGVGLAVVSALLLLALTAELYYIFVHKRRLRRRAAAISDAASSPSSSSRELLQLFCFKKPPALASTYAVQEPSSAVAVAVGGDGEDGDDDETVEAQLMRLGSVVGPTRLLFTIKEETREDLESDDGHSRSRSLGELLHCSETPPFLTPRASPSPVLDNSYNPLFESPATSPGPAPAVVSPPPKFQFLKDAEEKLYRRALAEEAMRARRSPPPPQQPASPVPGREDGGYITIVVGKNNRSVIPPAAAAAAHSRRWPSVSEGVVQMDQRF; encoded by the coding sequence aTGCGAGCTTTGAGCAGAATAGGTGTTGGGCTCGCGGTGGTGTCGGCGCTCCTCCTTCTCGCGCTCACCGCCGAGCTCTACTACATCTTCGTGCACAAgcgccggctgcggcggcgcgctgcCGCCATCTCCGATGCGGCCTCGTCCCCGTCATCCTCCTCCCGCGAGCTCCTCCAGCTCTTCTGCTTCAAGAAGCCCCCCGCCCTCGCGTCCACCTACGCGGTCCAGGAGCCGTCgtccgccgtggccgtggccgtcggcggcgacggggaggacggcgacgacgacgagacggTGGAGGCGCAGCTGATGCGGCTCGGCAGCGTCGTGGGCCCCACGAGGCTGCTCTTCACCATCAAGGAGGAGACCCGGGAGGACCTCGAGTCCGACGACGGCCACAGCCGGAGCCGCAGCCTCGGCGAGCTGCTGCATTGCTCCGAGACGCCGCCGTTCCTCACGCCGcgggcctcgccgtcgccggtgctGGACAACTCCTACAACCCGCTGTTCGAGTCCCCGGCGACGAGCCCGGGCCCGGCCCCGGCGGTagtgtcgccgccgcccaagttCCAGTTCCTCAAGGACGCCGAGGAGAAGCTGTACCGCCGGGCGCTGGCCGAGGAGGCCATGAGGGCGCGGaggtcgccaccgccgccgcagcagccggcgTCGCCGGTGCCCGGAAGGGAGGACGGCGGGTACATTACCATCGTGGTGGGGAAGAACAACCGGTCGGTCAtcccccctgccgccgccgccgccgcccacagcCGGCGGTGGCCATCAGTGAGCGAGGGAGTTGTTCAGATGGACCAGAGGTTTTGA